The proteins below are encoded in one region of Aphelocoma coerulescens isolate FSJ_1873_10779 chromosome 4, UR_Acoe_1.0, whole genome shotgun sequence:
- the USP53 gene encoding inactive ubiquitin carboxyl-terminal hydrolase 53: MAWVKFLRKPGGNLGKVYQPGSILSLAPTKGLLNEPGQNSCFLNSAVQVLWQLDIFRRSLRGLTGHVCQGDACIFCALKAIFSQFQHSREKALPSDNMRHALAESFKDEQRFQLGFMDDAAECFENILERIHFHLVPNSETDMCTSKSCISHQKFAMTLYEQCVCRSCGASSDPLPFTEFVRYISTTALCNEVEKMMERHERLKPEMFAELLQAANTADDYRKCPSNCGQKIKIRRVLMNCPEIVTIGLVWDSEHSDLTEEVMRNLATQLYLPGLFYRVTDENAKNSELFLVGMICYTSRHYCAFAFHTKSCKWVLFDDANVKEIGTKWKDVVSRCIRCHFQPLLLFYANPDGTAVSPEDAPKQIIHWSQCKAAGGNGEDLGLEKHSAAKSDHVKENGIGDSTNQRSNKKLQPDNPAFSRSHIQASGGRGPAKLGYSDQKDRLKDLSRECAQKAADMKNFTSLRKDADRGPRKESGRQRDLLGEDRSSAKSGSPPVGSGLRHCPDQRIYSSQGRGPYKHDNQAPHQAKLSAHVLGSNKTEPFPAGEKPVTRTRTNGITGYDTDTSQDSRDKGSVSSRSRSKGWKPMRETLNVDSIFSETEKKQHSPKHKANLSSKSKHEKERSFNHWPKENQMQKGLMTIYEDETKQDTGSRSSLDSEGKGNAEKSKGFTERKLYGDNWQIQRTESGYESSDHISNGSANPDSPIIEGINTADAKIAKESASCSEQNLPTKKADSVLHSAPEQNRNFHAPDLRKDQISSEVNYRPHPHAGFPTELYLQVPSPPVKRAEMPEINRKFFPSSALQPVLKEIVKSDSRNKANEPVYCADSVPHPCPDNACGRKPIHSDFPPPAQPQSHHTRTLGPKVGLVPCAPQTPPERPAVLPAPPSEHAGHPLRRAEPLWVPEAVYQNIPPPLPPKKYALSTLSGSENNSAVDVKSPEALQSSPLRQTGAPSKSASEESVVPAEQRLKEPFPGNEVFVHKPDSPPRLSVNEFWTVSENMLKKGSRHTGPSPGYADGNDSVSLTTYFSVDSCMTDTYRLKYHQRPKLYFTESGSFHKEKHPPAAGVDLNATYPATLEPRHPIPEQRYKANAEGIHCSR, encoded by the exons ATGGCATGGGTGAAATTCCTAAGAAAACCTGGGGGTAACCTTGGAAAAGTTTATCAGCCTGGAAGTATCCTGTCTCTGGCCCCTACAAAAGGCTTATTAAACGAACCTGGACAAAACAGCTGCTTTCTTAATAGTGCTGTTCAG GTATTATGGCAACTTGACATATTTCGACGAAGTTTAAGAGGTTTAACTGGACACGTGTGTCAAGGAGATGCCTGCATATTTTGTGCTTTAAAG GCAATCTTTTCACAGTTCCAACACAGTCGAGAAAAAGCCCTCCCGTCAGATAACATGAGACATGCCCTTGCAGAAAGCTTCAAGGATGAGCAGCGTTTCCAGCTGGGATTCATGGATGATGCAGCAGAGTGCTTT gaAAATATCCTTGAGAGGATTCATTTTCACTTAGTGCCAAACAGTGAAACAGATATGTGCACTTCAAAATCCTGTATTTCTCACCAGAAGTTTGCTATGACGCTGTATGAGCAG tgtGTGTGTCGCAGTTGTGGAGCATCATCAGATCCGTTGCCTTTTACAGAATTTGTGCGTTACATTTCCACCACAGCCCTGTG TAATGAAGTAGAAAAAATGATGGAGAGACATGAACGTCTCAAGCCGGAAATGTTTGCAGAATTGCTGCAGGCAGCAAATACTGCTGATGACTACAGAAAGTGTCCT AGTAATTGTggtcaaaaaataaaaattcggCGTGTTCTTATGAATTGTCCTGAGATTGTAACCATCGGTTTAGTCTGGGATTCAGAACACTCCGATCTGACAGAAGAGGTTATGCGGAATCTGGCAACACAGCTTTATCTTCCAGGG CTGTTTTATAGGGTTACAGATGAAAATGCCAAAAACAGTGAGCTTTTTCTAGTGGGAATGATTTGCTACACGAGCCGACATTACTGTGCCTTTGCCTTTCACACCAAGAGCTGCAAATGGGTGCTGTTTGATGATGCTAATGTCAAAGAG attGGAACAAAATGGAAAGATGTGGTGTCCAGGTGCATTCGGTGTCACTTCCAGCCATTGCTGCTATTTTATGCTAACCCAGATGGCACAGCTGTGTCTCCAGAAGATGCACCAAAGCAGATTATTCACTGGTCTCAATgcaaggcagcaggaggaaatgGGGAAGACCTGG GACTTGAAAAGCATTCTGCTGCTAAATCAGATCATGTGAAAGAGAACGGAATTGGAGACTCCACTAATCAAAGGAGTAATAAAAAACTTCAGCCAGATAATCCAGCATTCAGCAGAAGCCATATTCAAGCAAGTGGTGGTAGAGGTCCAG CCAAGTTAGGATACAGTGATCAAAAGGACAGGCTCAAGGACTTATCCAGAGAGTGTGCCCAGAAAGCTGCTGACATGAAAAACTTCACATCTTTACGAAAAGATGCAGACAGGGGACCAAGGAAAGAGTCTGGGAGACAAAGag ACTTGCTGGGGGAAGACCGTTCCAGTGCTAAGTCAGGGTCTCCTCCGGTGGGAAGTGGACTGAGGCACTGCCCAGATCAGCGGATCtacagcagccagggaaggggCCCCTACAAGCACGACAACCAAGCACCTCACCAAGCAAAGCTTTCTGCACATGTGCTTGgatcaaacaaaacagaaccttttcctgcTGGAGAGAAACCAGTGACAAGGACACGGACCAATGGCATCACTGGCTACGATACGGACACCAGTCAAGACTCCAGGGACAAAGGAAGtgtcagcagcaggagcaggagtaaAGGCTGGAAACCAATGCGAGAGACACTGAATGTAGACAGCATTTTCAGTGAGACTGAGAAAAAACAGCACAGCCCAAAGCACAAAGCAAACCTGAGCAGTAAATCTAAGCATGAAAAGGAGCGGAGCTTTAATCACTGGCCAAAGGAAAACCAAATGCAGAAGGGTTTAATGACTATATATGAAGATGAGACAAAACAGGATACAGGAAGTCGAAGCTCACTGGATTCTGAGGGAAAAGGGAATGCTGAAAAAAGCAAAGGATTTACAGAGAGAAAACTCTATGGTGATAACTGGCAAATTCAGAGGACAGAATCTGGGTATGAAAGCAGTGACCATATCAGCAATGGATCTGCAAATCCAGACTCCCCTATTATTGAAGGAATCAATACGGCAGATGCCAAgattgcgaaggaaagtgcttcCTGCAG TGAACAGAACTTGCCAACCAAAAAAGCTGACAGTGTGTTACATTCAGCACCTGAGCAGAACAGAAACTTCCATG cCCCAGATTTGAGGAAAGACCAGATCAGTTCCGAAGTTAACTACAGACCTCATCCTCATGCTGGTTTCCCAACAGAATTATATTTGCAGGTGCCCAGTCCTCCAGTAAAGAG AGCTGAAATGCCTGAGATCAACAGGAAGTTTTTTCCATCATCAGCTCTCCAGCCAGTTCTCAAAGAGATTGTGAAGTCAGACAGCAGGAACAAGGCGAACGAGCCTGTGTATTGTGCGGACAgcgtgccccacccctgcccagacAATGCCTGTGGCAGGAAGCCGATCCACAGCGACTTTCCCCCCCCTGCCCAGCCGCAGTCTCACCACACAAGAACACTGGGTCCCAAGGTGGGGCTGGTGCCGTGTGCGCCTCAGACCCCGCCGGAAAGGCCGGCGGTGCTGCCCGCCCCTCCCAGCGAGCACGCCGGCCACCCCCTCCGAAGGGCGGAGCCCCTCTGGGTGCCTGAAGCCGTGTACCAGAACATTCCTCCCCCCTTACCTCCGAAGAAATACGCTCTGAGCACTTTGTCAGGATCAGAGAATAACTCGGCAGTGGATGTAAAATCACCGGAAGCGTTGCAAAGTAGTCCATTAAGGCAAACAGGTGCACCTTCAAAATCTGCATCAGAAGAAAGCGTAGTCCCAGCTGAACAAAGGCTTAAAGAGCCCTTTCCAGGGAACGAAGTGTTTGTTCATAAACCGGATTCTCCACCTCGCTTATCAGTTAATGAGTTCTGGACCGTGTCTGAGAACATGCTAAAGAAAGGATCCCGTCACACGGGACCCAGCCCTGGCTATGCGGATGGGAATGACAGCGTGTCCCTAACCACTTACTTCTCGGTAGACAGCTGCATGACTGACACCTACAGGCTGAAGTACCACCAGAGGCCCAAGCTGTATTTTACAGAGAGTGGAAGCTTCCACAAGGAGAAGcatcctccagcagctggagtAGATCTGAATGCCACATACCCTGCCACTCTTGAGCCCAGGCATCCCATCCCCGAACAGAGGTACAAGGCAAATGCAGAAGGAATACACTGCAGTAGATAG